From Polaribacter butkevichii, a single genomic window includes:
- a CDS encoding TonB-dependent receptor, with the protein MDKNTPKDNLGVEGASVHWLHTNVSAITNKKGWFSIPYKEEYKKLVVNYLGYKTDTISITNLKAIHHFLTEQSELKEVIVKAKKKATYKSFLSTTNMFTVNSGELLKAACCNLAESFETNPSIDVSFSDALTGTKQIQMLGLTSPYLSITQENIPSVKGASQVFGMTFTPGTWVESIQITKGAGSVVNGYESISGQINAELVKPFSDNKFFLNAYSSLNGRLELNTHFNQKISDKWATGVYIHGNYRGEKFDKNNDNFLDSPLANQINVMNRWQYIDVEKGWVSFINVRFLNDEKQTGELNFNPTLDKGTVNAWGSEIDTKRFETSAKLGYVFPELPFQSVSLQFAYSNHQQDSYFGLRTYEIEHESIFSNIIFNSIIGDTRNKFKTGISFTHDNYEELVSITNYDRKETSAGAFFEYAFDNLNDFSLTAGLRIDTHNLLATFVTPRIHARYVPWENSVFRASAGRGKRSANIFAENQQFFASSRQIKVDDVGGNVYGLNPEVAWNYGVSYMQKFNIFDKKGDITFDFYQTDFTNQVVVDWENPQEISFYNLKGNSIANSFQVEVNYNIAPYFNFRTAYKYFDISTEYIAGNLQKPMHPKNRFFANLSYETPAKETGAQWKFDVTFNNIGKQRLPNTASNPAQYQLPSHSDSYQLLNAQITKVFSNKFEMYAGVENLTNVQQENPILASDDPFGSYFDSTIVYSPIFGRAMYAGLRFKIK; encoded by the coding sequence ATGGATAAAAATACCCCAAAAGATAATTTAGGGGTAGAAGGAGCAAGTGTGCATTGGTTGCATACAAATGTTAGTGCTATTACAAATAAAAAAGGATGGTTTTCTATTCCTTATAAAGAAGAATATAAGAAATTAGTTGTAAATTATTTAGGTTATAAAACCGATACAATTTCAATAACAAACCTAAAAGCTATTCATCATTTTTTAACGGAACAAAGTGAGTTAAAAGAGGTAATTGTTAAAGCTAAAAAGAAGGCAACTTATAAATCGTTCTTGTCAACGACTAATATGTTTACTGTTAATTCAGGCGAATTATTAAAAGCTGCTTGCTGTAATTTGGCAGAAAGTTTTGAAACCAATCCATCTATAGATGTTAGTTTTTCTGATGCTTTAACGGGTACAAAGCAAATACAAATGTTAGGTTTAACAAGTCCGTATTTGTCAATTACACAAGAAAATATTCCTTCGGTAAAAGGTGCGAGTCAGGTTTTTGGAATGACATTTACACCTGGTACATGGGTAGAAAGTATTCAAATTACAAAAGGAGCGGGTTCTGTAGTAAATGGTTATGAGAGTATATCCGGACAAATAAATGCAGAATTGGTAAAGCCTTTTTCTGATAATAAATTCTTTTTAAATGCCTATTCTTCTTTAAATGGTAGGTTAGAACTAAACACACATTTTAATCAAAAAATATCCGATAAATGGGCTACAGGTGTTTATATTCATGGAAACTATAGAGGAGAAAAGTTTGATAAAAACAACGATAATTTTCTAGACAGTCCTTTGGCTAATCAGATTAATGTTATGAATAGATGGCAATATATTGATGTAGAAAAAGGTTGGGTGAGTTTTATAAATGTTCGTTTTTTAAATGATGAAAAACAAACAGGCGAGCTTAATTTTAATCCTACATTAGATAAAGGGACAGTAAATGCATGGGGAAGTGAAATAGACACAAAACGTTTTGAAACTTCAGCAAAATTAGGCTATGTTTTTCCTGAGTTGCCTTTTCAAAGTGTGAGTCTTCAGTTTGCCTATAGCAATCATCAACAAGATTCTTATTTTGGACTAAGAACTTACGAGATAGAACATGAAAGTATCTTTTCTAACATTATTTTTAACTCAATCATAGGAGATACCAGAAATAAGTTTAAAACAGGTATTAGTTTTACGCATGATAATTACGAAGAATTGGTAAGTATTACTAATTATGATAGAAAAGAAACATCTGCAGGTGCCTTTTTTGAATATGCCTTTGATAATCTAAACGATTTTAGTTTAACGGCAGGTTTGCGTATAGATACTCATAATTTATTAGCAACTTTTGTAACGCCAAGAATTCATGCAAGATATGTACCTTGGGAAAATAGTGTTTTTAGGGCTTCAGCTGGACGAGGGAAAAGAAGCGCAAATATTTTTGCGGAAAATCAACAATTTTTTGCAAGTTCTAGACAAATAAAGGTTGATGATGTTGGTGGTAATGTCTATGGGTTAAATCCGGAAGTTGCCTGGAATTATGGTGTTTCTTACATGCAGAAATTTAATATTTTTGATAAAAAAGGAGATATTACTTTTGATTTTTATCAAACAGATTTTACAAACCAAGTAGTAGTAGACTGGGAGAATCCGCAAGAAATATCATTTTATAATTTAAAAGGAAATAGTATTGCCAATAGTTTTCAAGTAGAAGTAAATTACAACATTGCGCCGTATTTTAATTTTAGAACCGCGTATAAATATTTCGATATTTCTACAGAATATATAGCTGGTAATTTGCAAAAACCAATGCATCCTAAAAACAGGTTTTTTGCCAATCTTTCTTATGAAACTCCGGCGAAAGAAACTGGGGCTCAATGGAAATTTGACGTTACCTTTAATAATATAGGTAAACAACGTTTACCAAATACAGCTTCAAATCCTGCACAATATCAATTGCCGTCACATTCAGATTCTTACCAATTGTTAAACGCTCAGATAACCAAGGTGTTTTCAAACAAATTTGAAATGTATGCAGGTGTAGAGAATTTGACCAACGTTCAACAAGAAAATCCTATTTTAGCAAGTGATGATCCTTTTGGTTCGTATTTTGATAGTACCATTGTGTACTCGCCAATTTTTGGAAGGGCAATGTATGCTGGTTTACGATTTAAAATTAAGTAA
- a CDS encoding HYC_CC_PP family protein, whose protein sequence is MKQFFSKIASFLLALLVLFSTFSFTVEKHYCGDSLMDVSFVGNVDSCGDEMEAINVKKNCCKDEVHHIKGQDQLRQTQIDDFDFSKQQFLVALDVAYSNLFVEKESQKTHYKDLCPPNVHSDYQVLYQSFLI, encoded by the coding sequence ATGAAACAGTTTTTTTCTAAAATAGCGTCTTTTTTATTAGCACTTTTAGTGTTGTTTTCTACCTTTTCTTTTACGGTAGAAAAACATTATTGTGGAGATTCTTTAATGGATGTTTCTTTTGTAGGGAATGTAGATAGTTGTGGAGATGAAATGGAAGCAATTAATGTAAAGAAAAATTGTTGCAAAGATGAAGTTCATCATATTAAAGGTCAAGACCAGTTAAGACAAACTCAAATAGATGATTTTGATTTTTCTAAACAACAGTTTTTAGTTGCTTTAGACGTAGCTTACAGCAATCTATTTGTAGAAAAAGAATCTCAGAAAACCCACTATAAAGACCTTTGTCCGCCAAATGTTCACAGCGATTATCAGGTTTTGTATCAATCTTTTTTAATTTGA
- a CDS encoding exosortase F system-associated membrane protein, translated as MNKYIKIALVLILFLLLFVVRSVSSELFYDPLVVYFKNDYLYKSVYNVDIWRLTVNMFYRYLLNSIISLSLIWVLFERKDYLKFSSFFLMIAFMILIVVFVFLIRDNFQSGYLLPFYIRRFIIHPIFLLILLPAFYYQKLSNR; from the coding sequence ATGAATAAATACATTAAAATAGCACTCGTTTTAATTCTTTTTCTATTACTATTTGTGGTAAGATCAGTTAGTTCAGAATTATTTTATGATCCTTTAGTAGTGTATTTTAAAAATGATTATTTATATAAAAGTGTTTATAATGTAGATATCTGGCGTTTAACTGTAAATATGTTTTATAGATATTTGTTAAATTCGATAATATCATTAAGTTTAATTTGGGTGCTTTTTGAAAGAAAAGATTATCTTAAATTTTCTAGTTTTTTCCTGATGATTGCCTTTATGATTCTTATTGTGGTTTTTGTATTTTTAATTCGTGATAATTTTCAAAGCGGTTATTTACTCCCTTTTTATATTCGTAGATTTATCATTCATCCAATATTTTTGTTAATATTATTACCTGCATTTTATTATCAAAAATTAAGTAATAGATAA
- the xrtF gene encoding exosortase family protein XrtF, translating into MKKNKSIIIFLIKFFVTYFLLVTFYNSYLQKSQQKGDVFKTSSITKAVADQTVKVLSFFGYQVAAIQHDKEVSVKLIIEGQYTARVIEGCNSISLIILFISFIIAFSGAFKATFLFAVFGSVFIYIVNVLRIAFLTVMIYKYPHKVGLLHDLVFPAIIYGTIFLLWVVWVNKFSNFKK; encoded by the coding sequence GTGAAAAAAAATAAAAGTATCATCATTTTTCTGATTAAGTTTTTTGTTACTTATTTTTTATTAGTAACTTTTTATAATAGTTACTTACAAAAGTCTCAGCAAAAAGGTGATGTTTTTAAAACTTCATCAATAACAAAAGCGGTAGCAGATCAAACTGTTAAAGTGCTTTCCTTTTTTGGTTATCAGGTAGCGGCTATTCAGCATGATAAAGAAGTATCTGTTAAATTAATTATAGAAGGGCAATATACAGCAAGGGTTATCGAGGGGTGTAATTCTATTAGTTTAATTATTCTATTTATTTCATTTATTATAGCCTTTTCTGGGGCTTTTAAAGCTACTTTTCTATTTGCCGTTTTTGGTAGTGTTTTTATTTATATAGTTAATGTGTTAAGAATAGCTTTTTTAACAGTTATGATTTATAAATATCCACATAAAGTAGGGCTTTTACATGATTTAGTTTTTCCTGCAATTATTTATGGTACTATTTTTCTACTTTGGGTAGTGTGGGTTAATAAATTTTCTAATTTCAAAAAATGA
- a CDS encoding GAF domain-containing protein: MNIEILQEQIDKIILSNKTKDEKLQAICDYLEKEISYYDWVGFYFKNGDKNELKLAQYTGEETEHTIIPFGKGICGQVAVSNENFVVQDVSAQDNYISCGWKVKSEIVIPIFVNGENIGQIDIDSHTANTFSAKDEAFLEYICKELPKIL, encoded by the coding sequence ATGAATATAGAAATTTTACAAGAACAAATAGACAAAATTATTTTATCTAATAAAACAAAAGATGAAAAGCTACAAGCTATCTGTGATTATTTAGAAAAAGAAATCTCTTACTATGATTGGGTTGGTTTCTATTTTAAAAACGGAGATAAAAACGAATTAAAACTAGCGCAGTACACCGGAGAAGAAACTGAACACACCATTATTCCTTTTGGCAAAGGTATTTGTGGTCAGGTTGCTGTAAGTAATGAAAACTTTGTAGTACAAGACGTTTCTGCACAAGACAATTATATTTCTTGCGGATGGAAAGTGAAATCTGAAATTGTAATACCTATTTTTGTGAACGGAGAAAATATTGGTCAAATAGACATAGATTCTCATACTGCAAATACATTTTCCGCAAAAGACGAAGCTTTTTTAGAGTACATTTGCAAAGAATTACCAAAGATTCTTTGA
- the purH gene encoding bifunctional phosphoribosylaminoimidazolecarboxamide formyltransferase/IMP cyclohydrolase — protein MSTSKTIKSALISVFHKDGLEPVVKKLNELNVTIYSTGGTEKFIKDLGINVIPVDEVTSYPSILGGRVKTLHPKVFGGILNRQDNESDVAELAEYNIPQIDLVIVDLYPFEKTVASGASEQDIVEKIDIGGISLIRAAAKNFKDTFIVSSMDQYDGFLNIISENNGETTISQRKKFAAKAFNISSHYDTAIFNYFNEDEIVYKASEQNSNVLRYGENPHQKGYFFGDLDAMFDKLHGKELSYNNLLDVDAAVNLIGEFKGEAPTFAILKHNNACGFAQRETLKQAYVDALAGDPVSAFGGVLIANTEIDKETAEEIHSLFCEVVIAPSFSEEALTILKGKKNRIILIQKDTALPTTTVRTCLNGSLVQDKDSITDKLADLKYVTNNKPTQNELDDLLFASKLCKNTKSNTIILVKNKQLLAGGTGQTSRVDALNQAIEKANSFKLDLNGSVMASDAFFPFPDCVEIADKAGIKSVIQPGGSIKDQLSIDYCNEHNLSMVMTGTRHFKH, from the coding sequence ATGAGCACTTCAAAAACAATTAAATCCGCATTAATTTCGGTATTTCACAAAGACGGTCTAGAACCAGTTGTAAAAAAATTAAATGAATTGAATGTAACCATCTATTCTACAGGTGGAACAGAGAAATTTATTAAAGATTTAGGAATCAACGTAATTCCGGTAGACGAGGTTACCTCTTACCCATCTATACTTGGTGGTAGAGTTAAAACATTGCATCCAAAAGTTTTTGGAGGAATTCTAAACAGACAAGACAACGAAAGCGATGTTGCAGAGTTAGCAGAATATAATATTCCACAAATAGATTTAGTAATTGTAGATTTATATCCATTTGAAAAAACAGTTGCTTCTGGAGCATCTGAACAAGATATTGTTGAAAAAATTGATATTGGAGGAATCTCTTTAATAAGAGCTGCTGCAAAGAATTTTAAAGATACTTTTATTGTTTCTTCTATGGATCAATATGATGGCTTTTTAAACATTATTTCAGAAAACAACGGAGAAACAACAATTTCTCAAAGAAAGAAATTTGCTGCAAAAGCATTTAATATTTCTTCTCATTATGACACTGCTATCTTTAACTATTTTAACGAAGATGAAATCGTTTATAAAGCAAGTGAACAAAACTCTAATGTTTTACGTTACGGAGAAAACCCTCATCAAAAAGGATATTTCTTTGGAGATTTAGATGCTATGTTTGATAAACTACATGGTAAAGAATTAAGCTACAACAATCTATTAGATGTTGATGCTGCCGTAAATTTAATTGGAGAATTTAAAGGAGAAGCACCAACTTTTGCAATTTTAAAACACAATAATGCTTGTGGTTTTGCACAAAGAGAAACCTTAAAACAAGCTTACGTAGATGCTTTAGCAGGAGACCCTGTTTCTGCTTTTGGTGGTGTTTTAATTGCAAATACAGAAATAGATAAAGAAACAGCAGAAGAAATTCATTCTTTATTTTGCGAAGTTGTAATTGCACCTTCTTTTTCTGAAGAGGCTTTAACTATTTTAAAAGGAAAGAAAAATAGAATTATTTTAATTCAGAAAGACACTGCATTACCTACTACAACTGTAAGAACTTGTTTAAATGGTTCTTTAGTTCAGGATAAAGATAGTATTACAGACAAATTAGCAGATTTAAAGTACGTTACTAACAATAAACCAACTCAAAATGAGTTAGATGATTTGTTATTTGCTTCTAAATTGTGTAAAAACACAAAATCGAACACTATAATACTTGTAAAAAACAAGCAATTATTAGCAGGAGGAACAGGACAAACAAGTAGAGTTGATGCTTTAAACCAAGCTATTGAAAAAGCAAATTCTTTTAAATTAGATTTAAACGGATCTGTAATGGCAAGTGATGCTTTTTTCCCTTTTCCTGATTGTGTAGAAATTGCAGATAAAGCAGGTATAAAAAGTGTTATTCAACCTGGTGGATCTATCAAAGACCAATTAAGTATCGATTATTGTAATGAGCATAATTTATCTATGGTTATGACAGGAACAAGACATTTTAAACATTAA
- a CDS encoding rod shape-determining protein translates to MGFFDFMTEDIAIDLGTANTLIIHNGKVVIDSPSIVARNRITGEIIAIGKEANLMQGKTHENIKTIRPLKDGVIADFEASEQMIKEFVKQIPSIKKKLFPPALRMVICIPSGITEVEKRAVRDSAKHMNAKEIYLIYEPMAAAIGVGIDIMEPKGNMIIDIGGGTTEIAVIALGGIVCDQSVKVAGDLFTNDIMYYMRTQHNLHVGETTAEKIKITIGAATEDLETPPDEMLVQGRDLLSGKPKQVQVSYREIAKALDKSILRIEDAVMETLSKTPPELAADIYNTGIYLAGGGSMLRGLDKRLSRKTDLPVYVAEDPLRAVVRGTGIALKELKKYKNVLMK, encoded by the coding sequence ATGGGTTTTTTCGATTTTATGACTGAAGATATTGCGATTGATTTAGGAACCGCAAATACTTTAATAATTCACAATGGAAAGGTGGTTATTGATAGCCCTTCTATTGTTGCAAGAAATAGGATTACTGGAGAAATTATTGCAATTGGAAAGGAAGCCAATTTAATGCAAGGAAAAACCCATGAAAATATTAAAACAATCCGTCCTTTAAAAGACGGAGTTATTGCAGATTTTGAAGCTTCTGAGCAAATGATTAAAGAATTTGTAAAACAAATTCCATCTATCAAAAAGAAGTTATTTCCACCAGCATTAAGAATGGTTATTTGTATTCCATCAGGAATTACAGAGGTAGAAAAACGAGCTGTTCGTGATTCTGCTAAACACATGAATGCCAAAGAAATCTATTTAATTTACGAACCAATGGCTGCTGCTATTGGTGTAGGTATAGATATTATGGAGCCTAAAGGAAACATGATTATCGATATAGGTGGTGGTACAACAGAAATTGCTGTGATTGCTTTAGGTGGTATTGTTTGCGATCAATCTGTAAAAGTTGCAGGAGACTTGTTTACAAATGATATTATGTATTACATGCGTACGCAACACAATTTACATGTTGGAGAAACAACTGCAGAAAAAATAAAAATTACCATTGGTGCCGCTACAGAAGATTTAGAAACTCCACCAGATGAAATGTTGGTTCAAGGTAGAGATTTATTAAGCGGAAAACCAAAACAAGTACAAGTTTCTTATAGAGAAATTGCCAAAGCATTAGACAAATCTATTTTAAGAATTGAAGATGCTGTTATGGAAACTTTATCTAAAACGCCACCAGAATTAGCGGCAGATATTTACAACACTGGTATCTATTTAGCAGGAGGAGGTTCTATGCTAAGAGGTTTAGATAAACGTTTGTCTAGAAAAACAGATTTACCTGTATATGTAGCTGAAGACCCGTTAAGAGCTGTAGTTCGTGGAACAGGTATTGCTTTAAAAGAATTAAAAAAATACAAAAACGTATTAATGAAATAG
- the mreC gene encoding rod shape-determining protein MreC translates to MQQIIYFFQKFKYFLFFLLLELIALTFTFNNLNFHKSKFVNSANNITGGLYTTLANSTEYLGLKTENEFLSIENTKLKNQLEKNKLFFSKDSMIVDSSKYHQKYTYTQAKIINNNYSKSFNFLTINKGKNQKIDKEMAVINSRGVIGITENTSNNYTRIQSILNKNSKINARLKNSNYFGTLGWDGSNYRTVQLSDIPRQAPLKIGDTIETDGKSTIFPEGIPIGTISKINHGNTADNKVDVQLFNDMSNLGYVYIIRNLDKEEIQSLENTSNE, encoded by the coding sequence ATGCAACAGATTATCTATTTTTTTCAGAAGTTTAAGTATTTTCTGTTTTTTTTATTGTTAGAGCTCATTGCGCTAACATTTACTTTTAATAACCTTAATTTTCATAAGAGTAAATTTGTAAACTCTGCAAATAATATTACAGGTGGGCTTTACACTACTCTAGCTAACTCTACAGAATACCTAGGGTTAAAGACTGAAAATGAATTTTTATCGATAGAAAATACAAAGCTTAAAAATCAATTAGAAAAAAATAAATTGTTTTTTTCTAAGGATTCTATGATTGTAGATTCTTCTAAATACCATCAAAAATACACTTATACCCAAGCAAAAATCATCAATAACAACTATTCGAAATCTTTTAATTTTTTAACCATTAATAAAGGTAAAAATCAAAAAATAGACAAAGAAATGGCTGTAATAAATAGCAGAGGTGTTATTGGTATAACAGAAAATACTTCTAATAATTACACAAGAATTCAATCTATTTTAAATAAGAATAGTAAAATTAATGCCCGCTTAAAAAACAGTAATTACTTTGGAACTTTAGGATGGGACGGTAGTAATTATAGAACTGTACAACTTTCTGACATACCAAGACAAGCTCCATTAAAAATAGGAGACACCATAGAAACCGATGGTAAATCTACAATTTTTCCAGAAGGAATACCTATTGGAACCATTTCTAAAATAAACCACGGTAATACCGCAGACAACAAAGTAGACGTACAACTTTTTAACGACATGAGTAATCTTGGTTATGTTTATATCATTAGAAATTTAGATAAAGAAGAAATACAATCTTTAGAAAACACAAGTAATGAATAA
- the mreD gene encoding rod shape-determining protein MreD — protein MNKSINQIFFFLFLLFLQVLVLNNINFLGYINPYLYIAFVFLYPVKEERFTFLFVSFLLGLFVDFFSDSGGIHAFATLFIAYIRLFFIRVYFRKMPADYPFFTLKSESFGKVFNYVVTLTIIHHLIYFSFANFSFLNLSMVFFNTLYSSVFTLILFFIGTYIFTKDE, from the coding sequence ATGAATAAAAGTATTAATCAAATTTTCTTTTTTTTATTCTTGCTGTTTTTGCAAGTTTTAGTCTTAAATAACATTAATTTTTTAGGTTACATAAACCCATATTTATATATAGCATTTGTATTTCTATACCCCGTAAAGGAAGAAAGATTTACTTTCTTATTCGTTTCTTTTCTACTAGGGTTATTTGTTGATTTCTTCTCAGATTCAGGAGGAATACATGCATTTGCAACGTTGTTTATCGCTTATATCAGATTATTTTTTATAAGAGTTTATTTTAGAAAAATGCCTGCAGATTACCCTTTCTTTACTTTAAAATCAGAATCTTTTGGTAAAGTTTTTAACTATGTAGTAACTTTAACAATAATTCATCACCTTATCTATTTTTCTTTTGCTAATTTTAGCTTTCTAAATTTATCAATGGTTTTTTTTAATACATTATATTCTAGTGTATTTACTTTGATATTATTTTTTATAGGAACCTATATTTTTACCAAAGACGAATAA
- the mrdA gene encoding penicillin-binding protein 2, with product MKRSFLLYFLITLIGIIFIGRLFQLQIIRGDSYDPIHNSAVKIEYNYPERGYVYDRNGKLLVANQLSYDVMVQPNQVKPLDTIEFCNLLKIDKEDFLKRFHKANNYASYLPSVFLKQLAKEDFAFLQEKLHKYTGFFIQKRIIRKYPINAAANVLGYIGEVNETLAKENPYYQPGELIGKDGIERQYEDYLRGNKGKKYLQRNNLNRVTGSYLDGKYDTLPQNGKDLTLTLDIELQRYAQKLMKGKRGGIVAIEPATGEILALVTAPSYNPNMLVGRKRSKNSILLFNDTISKPSYDRGLLATYAPGSPFKMMNALIGLQERVITEETGFKCYHGFKYGNRAGAFMGCHCGIVGRPIKLKTAIAKSCNTYFSNTYKRIVEKDNNPSEGLDTWKKHISSFGLGNYLGYDLPAGSPGLIPSGKYYDGVYKYHWNGSTTISNAIGQGEVLTTPIQLANFTAAIANKGYFYTPHVLKEVNKKPIKDSTYTVAKHTTIDKKYFTPVIEAMHEVFKTGTGKYNQVEGIEICGKTGTAENFIRIDGQKIQLPDHSILVAFAPKENPKIALAIFVENGGYGSTIAAPITSLLIEKYLTGKISKADKHREQRMLNLSLEDIYAKINQKPKDIATGTE from the coding sequence ATGAAGAGAAGTTTTTTACTCTATTTTTTAATTACACTTATTGGTATCATTTTTATTGGAAGACTTTTTCAACTTCAAATAATTAGAGGTGATAGCTATGACCCAATACACAATTCTGCTGTAAAAATCGAGTACAATTATCCAGAAAGAGGTTATGTATACGACAGAAACGGAAAGCTATTAGTTGCAAACCAACTTTCTTACGATGTTATGGTACAACCCAACCAAGTTAAACCTTTAGACACCATAGAGTTTTGTAACCTATTAAAAATAGACAAAGAGGACTTCTTAAAAAGGTTTCATAAAGCAAATAATTACGCCTCTTATTTGCCTTCTGTTTTTTTAAAACAATTAGCAAAAGAAGATTTTGCTTTTCTTCAAGAAAAATTACATAAATACACCGGTTTCTTTATTCAAAAAAGAATTATTAGAAAATATCCAATAAATGCAGCTGCAAATGTATTAGGGTATATTGGTGAAGTAAATGAAACGTTAGCAAAAGAAAATCCTTATTATCAACCAGGAGAATTAATTGGAAAAGATGGAATTGAAAGACAGTATGAAGATTATCTTAGGGGAAATAAAGGAAAAAAATACCTTCAAAGAAACAATTTAAATAGAGTTACTGGATCTTATTTAGATGGTAAATATGACACATTACCTCAAAACGGAAAAGACCTTACTTTAACTTTAGACATAGAATTACAACGTTATGCACAAAAATTAATGAAAGGAAAAAGAGGTGGTATAGTTGCTATAGAACCTGCTACCGGAGAAATTTTAGCTTTGGTAACAGCTCCCTCATACAACCCTAATATGTTAGTTGGTAGAAAACGATCTAAAAACTCAATACTACTTTTTAACGACACCATTAGCAAACCCTCATACGATAGAGGCTTATTGGCTACCTATGCACCTGGATCTCCTTTTAAAATGATGAATGCCTTAATAGGTCTTCAAGAACGTGTTATTACAGAAGAAACGGGTTTTAAATGTTATCATGGTTTTAAATACGGAAACAGAGCTGGTGCTTTTATGGGCTGCCATTGCGGAATTGTAGGAAGACCCATAAAACTAAAAACAGCTATTGCAAAATCTTGTAACACTTACTTTTCTAACACGTATAAAAGAATTGTAGAAAAAGACAACAACCCATCAGAAGGATTAGATACCTGGAAAAAACACATTAGCAGTTTTGGTTTGGGTAATTATTTAGGCTACGACTTACCGGCAGGAAGCCCAGGTTTAATACCGAGTGGGAAATATTATGATGGTGTCTATAAATACCATTGGAATGGATCTACAACAATATCAAATGCAATAGGACAAGGTGAAGTACTAACAACTCCTATTCAATTAGCTAATTTTACCGCTGCAATTGCCAACAAAGGCTATTTTTACACACCACATGTATTAAAAGAAGTGAATAAGAAACCTATAAAAGATTCTACATATACCGTTGCAAAACACACAACCATAGACAAAAAATATTTTACTCCGGTTATTGAAGCAATGCATGAAGTTTTTAAAACAGGTACAGGAAAATACAACCAAGTAGAAGGTATTGAAATTTGTGGAAAAACAGGTACTGCAGAAAACTTTATAAGAATTGATGGTCAAAAAATTCAACTTCCAGATCATTCTATATTAGTTGCTTTTGCACCAAAAGAAAACCCTAAAATTGCTTTGGCTATTTTTGTAGAAAACGGAGGTTACGGTTCTACTATAGCGGCTCCTATTACCAGTCTACTCATTGAAAAATATTTAACTGGTAAAATTTCTAAAGCAGACAAACATAGAGAGCAACGCATGTTAAACTTAAGTTTAGAAGATATTTACGCCAAGATAAATCAAAAACCAAAAGACATTGCGACAGGAACGGAATAA